The DNA segment CCCACGGCTACATTTTTTACAAGCCTAGCTGGGCAGAGAATAGGCTGGTGGCCTCTTCATCCTACCAGCTTTCCTTACAACTTGGTGGGCAGTTAAGAGCCCAGCGAAACAGAACCTTAATAAATGTTGATAAGGACCATAGGCCTCGTTTACCTGATGGTACAAGAAATTTATTCTAACATAATAAATTGGCTTCATCGTCAAAAAAGATCAACTATTTTCTTTGGGCCCATTGCCCCTTTAAGCTGCTCTACCCACCCCGGGAACACAAAGCCTTTGAACACAAGGCCCTGAGTCCCGGTGATGGTGGAACTGCGAAGTAAGACAACTAGATATTCAGTCACACTTCACCTtgctattaaaaagcaaaaccaggaAGACAGCAGCTAACAGAAGGAACTTTTCCTCTCACCTTAGTGTCTATGAACTTGATGTATTTGAGTCCTTAATTGAACATGTCATCTCATACATATTATGGTATAATAATATAGtccttttctttaaatgatgtttaaaaataaaggtaaatttcTCTAGATTTCAGCTGCTACTCCGGTGACACACAAGGTATGGTTTTTCCCTTGGTTTTTgacaatttattttatgaaaagctAAACAActcttaaaagatattttagtGTACATAAATTTTTGTGGTGGCTTTTCTTATACAAATATTTCagagtcattttctctttttaaatttcaccaaTAATACCTGCTTCAGTGCTAGAGTTTGTTAGCATGTCTGAAAAGTATTCAGGTGCCTGGCATATAACTCACCCTACCTGGAAatagtgatttaaaacaaaattaagtatTATTCATATACCTCCTACATTGTCTATAAAGAGTGGGGAAAAATACAACATaacacaatgatcatcacaacctttaaaatttttctgtagaTGGGCTGCAACAAAAATGGTTATCAAGTTTATCAAAACATCAGTTATTTGTCCTGGTTTCTGTATTCCACTTTTAAGTTGGAGTCATAATAATTTAATACAGCATTCTTCCAAAAGAATTATAATCAGCCTTTCCTCAACATGGAGGCTTAAGTGGTTTTATTCACCCTATGCAAATGTGcaatgttgtttttaaaaagtctcatgTTTCTCCACAAGCTACGCATCCGGGATTGTGCAGAATAAGCGGCTGGGACATTGCTGGCTCTGCCACTGCACATGATAACGAGAAGCATAAAGAATCAGACCCAGCCAAGGCAGATagggaatgaaaagaaagtagaaaagcaaGGATAAAggggagatggaggaagaaagtggggaagaaaggaaagggtgATAGAATTGCCTACTTTATTCAGGAGGTCCTGGGGGGGGCGGTGCGTCGAGCAAATTCTACCTGGCTAGAAGGGATGAGGGACCCCACTGTTTACATTTCAGATTCTGCCAGTGCGGTCGCGTCAGAACTTAGCTACTTCACAGAGTTTTAGAGCGAGAGGAACTATATGTGAGAACTTGAGTCCAGCCAGAGGAAGGTTATAAACGGAACAGGGGGCACGTGGGTCAGGAAATGCACCTTCGGGAGTGGCCGgggattaatcctttgatcaaTCTGTTCCGGGATCCCGGATAACACCCTCCCCCCTAAAAGGGAGAGCGCTATAGTGGGGAGGGGACTCCGGTGTGGCCCCTCTCTGGACAATGCTCAAGTGGCCCTAGGACTGCCAGAAACACCCGGCGCTGGTTCAGGCAGCGACGAGAGGGCGCTCTCATCGCTCCCCGAGGGACCGGCCGAGGCCCACGCAGCCACCGTGAGGCTGGCGGGAAGGCAACCTTGCGCAGGACAAGGGACTCGGGTCCCCTCGCGCCGGGTCCCCGCCCCCGGCAGCACGCGCGCACGCCCCCTGGGGGCCCGGCCGCGAGGGGGCGGGAGGCACGCGACCCCGCCCGGGGGAAGAGCCGGAACCCGGCCAGCGGCCACCTCCGCTCCGGGCGGCCTCCCTGCCGACCAAAGGAAGGTCCACTCCCCTCCGAGAtctggaaaggaggggagggtccaggtctcaggctctgcttttggGGGTCCCCTTTGGGGGACCGCTCCGCTTCCCCGCGTACCCCATTCACAGCCCCGGGCCCCTGCCCGGTGGGGAAGTTGTGGGCACGGGGGCCAGCAGCCGGCTCAGCGGGCCAGGAGCGTTTACGAGAGCCTCGTGGAAGGTGTCCTTTTGGAAAAATCATCAAGGCTGACCGCTCCCGATCAGAAAAGAATAGGGCCGGTAAACGGAACTCCGGGGAAAACGCGCTCCCAAGTCGGTCACCGGCCAGTCCGCAGGAGGCCTGTCAAGTGCCAGCGACAGGAGCAAGCACGGGGCTCCAGCCTTGGGCCCCCGGACCTGGTTCCTCGAGCAGGTGCCCCAGTGGCCTCGGCACCAGCCACGGGCCAGGCGTTGCGGCCCACGCCCGGAGGCTGCCTCCTCGCCGCCGCCGCGCCGATAAATCAGCCAAGTAATTACTGAATGTAAACTCCAGTTACTTAAGTGTCCTCCGAGGGGTAATACTGTCTGTCCCTATAAATCCGTCTGCGTTCGCGCTCATCAGAGCTTCTGCCCAGGACGCTCGTCTGTTCCAAGGGGCACAGGACCTACAGGGGCCATCCCACCGCCCCAGGCCGTGGGCGCCCTCACCCGGGGCCGAGGCACCCCTAAGTCAGGGCTCGgcgtggggtgggaggggtcccCACGGCATGGTGGGCGCCCCCAATTTCCAAGGCGGGGAAGGCCCAACAACCTCGAAGGGCTCTGCAGCTCGCCCAGCCCTTCTCCCTGGAGAACCTTCTAAAAAACGGCAGAAGCCAGTTTCTCCAGCACCCTCTAGGGCATGTGTGATAAAAATGTGTGACGGCGCGTGTGTGTATAGGTGTATATGAATGAAGGTGAGTAAATGAAGTGTGAGTGTGTCAGGACATAAGGATGTCCCAGCAATGAGGGAGGGGTGTTATGAGAGAACATGGGTGTGTGAAGTTTGTGGGATGTGTGTGCACGTGAAGGTGTATGTGTGGGGTGTGTAACGGTGGgcgagggtgtgtgtgtgtgtgtgtgtgtacgaggGCGCATTACTTTCCCATTTGCACCCCGCCCCAGAGAGACggaccccctcccctcctggaggGGCCACACCGAGCTGGGCCTCAAGGCCCCAATACCACGGCAAATCACATGGGACCGCGAGGGGCCTGCCATCCGATGGGGAGAGAAGAGCCGCCGGGGTTGGCTCCGGATCCGGCCCTCCTTCCCCATCGCCCTCCCCAAGTTCCCGGGGCCGGGCGAATGGGGGCTGCCGACCGTCGTGGGCGCCTTCCTGCTCCGGCGGCGGCTGCTTCTGCtccggggcggcggcggcggcggctggagCGCGTTGCCGGTCCCGGCGGAGAGGCTGCGGGAGCGCTGGCGACTCCACCGTGTGGGAACCCAGCGCGGGGCCTGTGTGTGCTATCGAATTACTTATTcatagaaaaaaagggggggagagaaaaaaaagaagtcacatgTCCGGGTTATACGTATGCgaaaagaagcagcagaaggagggaaaaattaaggcgagcaggaggaggaggaagagaagcagcGGCAgaagcggcggcggcgcgggaggcggcggcggcggcgcggccgGGGACAGACACCCACCTGTATGAGTGCGCTTATGGATCTTGAGGTTCTCGGAGCGCGCGAAGACCTTGCCGCAGCCCGGGAAAGGGCAGGGGAAGGGCTTCTCGCCGGTGTGCACGCGGATATGGTTGATGAGCTTATATTTGGCCTTGAAGGGCTTGCCCTCGCGCGGACAGTCTTCCCAGAAGCAGACGTGGCTGCTTTGCTCGGGGCCGCCCACGTGCTCCACCGTGACGTGGTTCACCAGCTCGTGCATGGTGCCGAAAGTTTTGGAGCAGGGCTTGGCGCCGCCGGCCGggggcggtggcggtggcggcggcggcggcggcccggccAGCTCGTCGGGGTCGATCCACTTGCAGATGAGCTCCTGCTTGATTGGCTGCCGCATGTAGCGCAGGAAGGCCCCGGCCgcccctgggaggtgggggtggtgctgGTGCGGGTGCTGCGCGggcgccggcggcggcggcgccggggGCGGCGCGTGGTGTTGCAGGTGGGGCCCCGGTCCGGCCGCCgcagcagcagccgccgccgccaGGTTCAGGTTTAAGTTCACGGCTCCGTAGCCATGGAGGGCGGCGGCTGCAGCGGCCGCCACAGCCCCGTAGTGCGCATCCCCAGAGCGCGGCGCGAAGGGCGGCTCCGCGCGGCCATACAGCTCAGCGGCCGCGGCTGCCGCTGCGGCCGCCAGCCCCAGGCGCATCTGGCCGTTGAGCGGGTGCGGGTGGCCGCCGGGGCCTCCCGGCGGGTCGTGCAGCGCGGGGAAGAGCGCCGGGCCCCCGCCGCCGCTGCCGTCCGGGCCAGCGTAGGTGCCGCTGGCCGAGATGAACATGCCGGCCGAGTGGGGAGGCGGGGCCGAGTGCTGGGGGGAGCCGGTGCCGGACCGCTGCTCCCCTCCGAGCGGGGCCCCGTGCATGGCCGCCGCGGGGGCCGTGGCGGAAAGGTCCCTCCGGAGGACGAAGTCCCTGCTGTGGCCTTtgccgctgctgccgccgccgccactgTTGGTGGTGTAGCcggagagggcaggaggagggggagagggggagggagagggaggggaagggggtgaaggggagggaggaagaggaggggctgggggcgggggcgcggaGGATTGCACGCTGCTGCTGCCCCCGCCGCCAGGGTAGGTGCCGGCGCCGGGGTGCGCGACCGAGGCTGCAGCGCGGGCCGCGGCCGCTGGGGCCTCGGGCTGGGCCGGGAGCGCCTGGGAGGGAGGGCTGAGGCCGAGCGCGCTCGCCTGGGCCATGTGCTCGGGTCCGAGCGGAGTGATGGCCACGCCGGGGTCAGCGCCCAGGTCCCGAGGGCGGAGGTGCGCGGCTGTGGCGCGGAGTTGGGAGTGGGCGGACGGGCTGGCCAGCGCCGGGAAGCCAGTCATGTTCTGAAGCGGCCTGGCCTGAGCCGTTGCCAAATCCGCTAATCTCAGCGCTGGCGTGTTCCTCTTGCTCAAAGGGGGCTCCATCACAACTACACAATCAGACCCATAGACCCTCACTGGGGGTACTTTTTTCCCTCGGCCCGCCCTCAAAAACATGTATGTTAGGCGCTCTTTAACTTCTTTGTCCTGGCCTCCTAACTCTGCTTATTCCGGTTCCCACTCTGTCCTCCAGCGATTGGCAGAGCGAACACCACATTTGAGCTGCACAGTGGGACCGAGATTTTGGAAATGGCAAGGGTGGGATTGGAGGGAGCCGTGTGATTGGCAGCCGCCGCAGTTGCCCGATTGGCTCCCTTTCAGGCCCGCGGCCCAGCGGGGATCCGCCCCTGTGCTCGCTGCCGCCTCCTGCCTTTGCTTtgcgccccctcctcccccggaGCCCTGCGTCCCCGCCTCCCCGGGGATGCCCAAGTTGCACTTGCAGAAACTTTGCTCTCGGCCTGCGCGCGCAGCGCTCCCATGACGCGCCTTGAGGAGAGGAGAGCGTGCGCCGGCACGCGGCAGAAGGGCGCCggaggctctgggctgggccCCCCCGGGGGGGCAAAGACCGGGCGGGTGAGCCCCGAACTTCAAAAACCTCCGCTCCCTGCGTGCAGCGTCCCTTCCAGCATCCTCCCGCTTTCTGTCTCCTCCCTGGGATGAGctctgggctgctccctcgggGAAGAGGTTGAACAGATGTAGGCGCGCCTTCGTACTTGTAGAGGTGGTGCTGGAAACTTATTTGGGAAGGACACTCCGTCTGCTCAGCGTTCGTATAGGGCGCACTGACAGTAGATGGAATGAGCAAGGATATTAAAATCCTATTGGTTGCAAAACCCACCGAGTGAAGTCAAAATAAATCTTTCCCGAAAGCAACTGTTTTACCTCCACTTTTTTAGCTCATGGAATCCTTTTCAACATGGTTCAAAAGAGTTAGCTCGAAGTGTAATCTCACTGCTCCTCGGTTCTAGATCTGCCACTTCCAATTAGGTCTACCGGGGGAAAAAACATCGGGCAGCGATTCTAACTTTTGCCTCTCGGAGATACGGTGGCAGGGCAGGCCAAACAGCATCTCTCCAGAGGAAAGCAGCTAAATAAATGATACCCTTTAAGCAGAAGTTCTTCCAGTCGAGAACGCCCTCCACgcgtgtgcctcagtttctttgcaaGGACCACGGATTAGAATTGATccaataaaataagtatttaaaatcaAGCAATAT comes from the Sus scrofa isolate TJ Tabasco breed Duroc chromosome 11, Sscrofa11.1, whole genome shotgun sequence genome and includes:
- the ZIC5 gene encoding zinc finger protein ZIC 5; protein product: MFLRAGRGKKVPPVRVYGSDCVVVMEPPLSKRNTPALRLADLATAQARPLQNMTGFPALASPSAHSQLRATAAHLRPRDLGADPGVAITPLGPEHMAQASALGLSPPSQALPAQPEAPAAAARAAASVAHPGAGTYPGGGGSSSVQSSAPPPPAPPLPPSPSPPSPPSPSPSPPPPALSGYTTNSGGGGSSGKGHSRDFVLRRDLSATAPAAAMHGAPLGGEQRSGTGSPQHSAPPPHSAGMFISASGTYAGPDGSGGGGPALFPALHDPPGGPGGHPHPLNGQMRLGLAAAAAAAAAELYGRAEPPFAPRSGDAHYGAVAAAAAAALHGYGAVNLNLNLAAAAAAAAAGPGPHLQHHAPPPAPPPPAPAQHPHQHHPHLPGAAGAFLRYMRQPIKQELICKWIDPDELAGPPPPPPPPPPPAGGAKPCSKTFGTMHELVNHVTVEHVGGPEQSSHVCFWEDCPREGKPFKAKYKLINHIRVHTGEKPFPCPFPGCGKVFARSENLKIHKRTHTGEKPFKCEFDGCDRKFANSSDRKKHSHVHTSDKPYYCKIRGCDKSYTHPSSLRKHMKIHCKSPPPSPGALGYSSLGTPGGAPLSPVLDPTRSRSSTLSPQVTNLNEWYVCQASGAPSHLHTPSSNGTTSESEDEEMYGNSEVVRTMH